The following proteins come from a genomic window of Synechococcus sp. NB0720_010:
- the fusA gene encoding elongation factor G: protein MARAIPLERVRNIGIAAHIDAGKTTTTERILFYSGVVHKIGEVHDGAAVTDWMAQERERGITITAAAISTSWNDHRINIIDTPGHVDFTIEVERSMRVLDGVIAVFCAVGGVQPQSETVWRQADRYSVPRMVFVNKMDRTGADFLKVHGQIKDRLKANAVPIQLPIGAEGELSGIIDLVKNRAFIYKDDLGKDIEETDVPADMKDLVDEWRATLMETIAETDEALIEKFLEEGELSEAELAKGIREGVLKHGLVPMLCGSAFKNKGVQLLLDAVVDYMPAPVDVPPIQGLLADGSEAVRPADDNAPFSALAFKVMADPFGKLTFVRIYSGVLQKGSYVLNSTKDKKERISRLIVLKADDREEVDELRAGDLGAVLGLKDTTTGDTLCVDADPIILESLYIPEPVISVAVEPKTKGDMEKLSKALQSLSEEDPTFRVRTDSETGQTVIAGMGELHLEILVDRMLREFKVEANIGAPQVSYRETIRASAKGEGKFARQTGGKGQYGHVVIEMEPGEPGSGFEFVNKIVGGVVPKEYIGPAEAGMKETCQSGVIAGFPMIDVKVTMIDGSYHDVDSSEMAFKIAGSMAFKDGVKKCNPVLLEPMMKVEVEVPEDFLGSVIGDLSSRRGQVEGQSIDNGQSKVQSKVPLAEMFGYATQLRSMTQGRGIFSMEFSHYEEIPRNVAEAIISKNQGNS from the coding sequence GTGGCTCGCGCTATTCCCCTGGAACGCGTCAGAAATATTGGTATTGCGGCACACATTGATGCCGGTAAAACCACCACCACTGAACGAATCCTGTTTTATTCAGGTGTGGTGCACAAGATCGGTGAGGTGCATGACGGCGCCGCCGTGACCGACTGGATGGCCCAGGAGCGCGAGCGGGGCATCACCATCACTGCTGCGGCGATCTCCACCAGCTGGAACGATCACCGCATCAACATCATTGATACCCCCGGCCACGTGGACTTCACCATTGAGGTGGAGCGCTCCATGCGTGTGCTCGATGGCGTGATCGCCGTCTTCTGTGCCGTCGGTGGTGTTCAGCCCCAGTCGGAAACCGTCTGGCGTCAAGCGGACCGCTACAGCGTTCCGCGCATGGTGTTCGTCAACAAGATGGACCGCACCGGCGCTGACTTCCTCAAGGTGCACGGTCAAATCAAGGACCGCCTGAAGGCCAACGCCGTTCCGATTCAGCTGCCCATCGGCGCTGAGGGTGAACTGAGCGGGATTATCGACCTGGTCAAGAACCGCGCCTTCATCTACAAGGACGACCTCGGCAAGGACATCGAAGAGACCGATGTCCCTGCGGACATGAAGGATCTCGTCGATGAGTGGCGCGCCACTCTGATGGAGACCATCGCTGAAACCGATGAAGCGCTGATCGAGAAGTTCCTCGAGGAAGGCGAGCTGAGCGAGGCAGAACTGGCCAAGGGCATCCGCGAGGGCGTGCTGAAGCACGGCCTGGTGCCCATGCTCTGCGGCTCCGCCTTCAAGAACAAGGGCGTTCAGCTGCTGCTGGATGCCGTGGTGGACTACATGCCCGCCCCGGTGGATGTGCCCCCGATCCAGGGTCTTCTGGCTGATGGCAGCGAAGCGGTGCGTCCCGCCGACGACAATGCCCCCTTCAGCGCACTGGCCTTCAAGGTCATGGCTGACCCCTTCGGCAAGCTCACCTTTGTGCGCATCTACTCGGGTGTGCTCCAGAAGGGCAGCTACGTGCTGAACTCCACCAAGGACAAGAAAGAGCGCATCTCTCGCTTGATCGTCCTCAAGGCCGACGACCGTGAGGAAGTGGACGAACTCCGCGCCGGCGATCTCGGCGCCGTTCTGGGTCTTAAGGACACCACCACCGGCGACACCCTCTGCGTCGACGCCGATCCGATCATCCTGGAATCGCTCTACATCCCCGAGCCCGTGATCTCGGTGGCTGTCGAGCCCAAGACCAAGGGCGACATGGAGAAACTCTCCAAAGCCCTGCAGTCCCTCTCCGAAGAGGACCCGACCTTCCGGGTTCGCACGGATTCCGAGACCGGCCAAACCGTGATCGCCGGCATGGGCGAACTCCACCTGGAGATCCTGGTGGACCGCATGCTGCGCGAATTCAAGGTGGAGGCCAACATCGGCGCTCCTCAGGTGTCCTATCGCGAAACCATTCGCGCCAGCGCCAAGGGCGAGGGCAAGTTTGCCCGTCAAACCGGTGGTAAGGGCCAGTACGGCCACGTGGTGATCGAAATGGAGCCCGGCGAGCCGGGTTCCGGGTTCGAGTTCGTCAACAAGATTGTTGGCGGCGTCGTGCCCAAGGAATACATCGGTCCGGCTGAAGCCGGCATGAAGGAAACCTGCCAGTCCGGTGTGATTGCAGGGTTCCCGATGATCGATGTGAAGGTCACCATGATCGACGGGTCGTACCATGACGTCGACTCCTCGGAGATGGCGTTCAAGATCGCCGGCTCCATGGCCTTCAAAGACGGCGTCAAGAAGTGCAATCCCGTACTTCTTGAGCCCATGATGAAGGTCGAAGTTGAGGTTCCTGAGGACTTCCTCGGAAGCGTCATCGGTGACCTCTCATCGCGCCGCGGTCAGGTCGAAGGACAGTCCATCGACAATGGTCAGTCCAAAGTCCAGTCCAAGGTGCCGCTGGCCGAGATGTTCGGCTACGCCACCCAGCTCCGATCCATGACCCAGGGTCGGGGTATCTTCTCGATGGAATTCAGCCATTACGAGGAAATTCCTCGCAACGTGGCAGAAGCCATCATCTCCAAGAATCAGGGCAATTCCTGA
- the tuf gene encoding elongation factor Tu, producing MAREKFERNKPHVNIGTIGHVDHGKTTLTAAITNVLAKKGQAKVQNYADIDGAPEERERGITINTAHVEYETAGRHYAHVDCPGHADYVKNMITGAAQMDGAILVVAATDGPMAQTKEHILLAKQVGVPALVVALNKCDMVDDEEILELVEMEVRELLSSYDFPGDDIPVVKVSGLKAIEGEADWEAKIDELMDAVDTAIPEPEREIDKPFLMAVEDVFSITGRGTVATGRIERGVVKVGETVQIVGIKDTRETTVTGVEMFRKLLDEGMAGDNVGLLLRGIQKEDIERGMVLVKPGSITPHTKFEGEVYVLKKEEGGRHTPFFAGYRPQFYIRTTDVTGQITAFTADDGSNVEMVMPGDRIKMTGELICPVAIEQGMRFAIREGGRTIGAGVVSKIIA from the coding sequence ATGGCTCGCGAGAAGTTCGAAAGGAATAAGCCCCACGTCAACATCGGCACCATCGGCCACGTTGACCACGGCAAGACCACCCTCACCGCCGCCATCACCAACGTGCTGGCCAAGAAGGGTCAGGCCAAAGTTCAGAACTACGCCGACATCGACGGTGCTCCCGAAGAGCGTGAGCGCGGTATCACCATCAACACCGCCCACGTTGAGTACGAGACCGCCGGTCGTCACTACGCCCACGTGGACTGCCCTGGTCACGCGGACTATGTGAAGAACATGATCACCGGTGCTGCCCAGATGGACGGCGCCATCCTGGTGGTGGCAGCCACCGACGGCCCCATGGCCCAAACCAAGGAGCACATCCTCCTGGCCAAGCAGGTGGGCGTTCCCGCTCTGGTGGTTGCACTGAACAAGTGCGACATGGTCGACGACGAGGAAATCCTCGAGCTCGTCGAGATGGAAGTGCGTGAACTGCTCAGCAGCTACGACTTCCCCGGCGACGACATCCCCGTGGTGAAGGTCTCCGGCCTCAAGGCGATCGAAGGCGAAGCCGACTGGGAAGCCAAGATCGACGAGCTGATGGACGCCGTTGACACCGCGATCCCCGAGCCCGAGCGCGAAATCGACAAGCCCTTCCTGATGGCTGTCGAAGACGTCTTCTCCATCACCGGTCGCGGCACCGTGGCCACTGGCCGCATCGAGCGCGGTGTGGTCAAGGTGGGTGAAACCGTCCAGATTGTGGGTATCAAGGACACCCGCGAAACGACCGTCACCGGCGTGGAGATGTTCCGCAAGCTCCTCGACGAGGGCATGGCTGGCGACAACGTGGGTCTCCTGCTGCGCGGCATCCAGAAGGAAGACATCGAGCGCGGCATGGTGCTCGTGAAGCCCGGCTCCATCACCCCTCACACCAAGTTCGAGGGTGAGGTCTACGTGCTGAAGAAGGAAGAAGGCGGCCGCCACACCCCCTTCTTTGCTGGCTATCGCCCGCAGTTCTACATCCGTACGACCGACGTGACCGGTCAAATCACCGCTTTCACCGCCGACGACGGCTCCAACGTGGAAATGGTGATGCCCGGTGACCGCATCAAGATGACCGGCGAGCTGATCTGCCCCGTCGCCATCGAGCAAGGCATGCGCTTCGCTATCCGCGAAGGCGGCCGCACCATCGGTGCTGGCGTGGTCTCCAAGATCATCGCCTGA
- the rpsJ gene encoding 30S ribosomal protein S10, whose product MSTAIAQQKIRIRLKAFDRRMLDLSCEKIIETADHTAATAIGPIPLPTKRKIYCVLRSPHVDKDSREHFETRTHRRIIDIYSPSAKTIDALMKLDLPSGVDIEVKL is encoded by the coding sequence ATGTCCACCGCTATCGCCCAGCAGAAGATCCGCATCCGCCTGAAGGCTTTTGACCGCCGCATGCTGGATCTGTCCTGCGAAAAAATCATCGAAACGGCTGATCACACCGCTGCAACTGCGATCGGTCCGATTCCCCTGCCCACCAAGCGCAAGATCTATTGCGTGCTGCGCTCGCCCCACGTGGACAAGGATTCCCGTGAGCACTTCGAGACCCGCACCCACCGCCGGATTATCGATATCTACAGCCCCTCGGCGAAGACCATCGACGCTCTGATGAAGCTCGACCTGCCCAGCGGCGTCGACATCGAAGTCAAGCTCTGA
- a CDS encoding LON peptidase substrate-binding domain-containing protein: MTQLAVRELPLFPLPDVVLFPQEVLPLHIFEPRYRMMLRTVLESDRRFGVVRWDPQEGTMASVGCCAEILQCQTQDDDRSYIVTMGQQRFRLLEVVREAPFKVGLVSWIEDEQPEDHSGLQELSGEVSSALKDVVELTGKLMGKPTSLPSDLPDLPRELSYWIGSHLGGPVADQQQALLEITNTEERLRQEFELLDETRRQLAARTVLESTLRDLKTGESEED, encoded by the coding sequence GTGACGCAACTGGCCGTGAGAGAACTACCGCTGTTCCCGCTGCCGGATGTGGTGCTCTTCCCCCAGGAGGTGCTGCCGTTGCACATCTTTGAGCCGCGCTACCGCATGATGCTGCGCACGGTTCTGGAGAGTGACCGGCGCTTTGGGGTGGTCCGCTGGGACCCCCAGGAAGGCACGATGGCCAGCGTGGGCTGTTGCGCTGAGATCCTGCAGTGCCAAACCCAGGACGACGACCGCAGCTACATCGTCACGATGGGACAGCAGCGCTTCAGGTTGCTGGAGGTGGTGCGCGAAGCCCCCTTCAAGGTCGGCCTGGTGAGCTGGATTGAGGACGAGCAGCCCGAGGACCACAGCGGGCTTCAGGAACTCTCCGGAGAGGTCAGCAGTGCCCTCAAGGACGTGGTGGAACTGACCGGCAAGCTGATGGGAAAACCCACCAGCCTCCCCAGCGACCTTCCGGACCTGCCCAGGGAGCTCTCCTATTGGATCGGCTCCCACCTGGGTGGTCCCGTGGCTGATCAACAGCAGGCCCTGCTGGAGATCACGAACACCGAAGAGCGGCTGCGTCAGGAATTCGAACTGCTGGATGAGACCCGGCGTCAGCTGGCCGCTCGAACGGTCCTGGAGTCGACCCTGCGCGACCTGAAGACGGGCGAGAGCGAGGAGGACTGA
- a CDS encoding methyltransferase domain-containing protein has translation MPTPAVLALLSPWASGLMLAAAVAAVLLLIGLAIWSARDRAFESTASVAEAYDRWTDDQLLERLWGDHVHLGHYGSPPETRDFRAAKADFVHELARWSGLDQLPKGSTVLDVGCGIGGSARILARDYGLNVLGISISPGQIQRAQELTPEGLSCRFAVMDALDLQLENGSFDAVWSVEAGPHMPDKQRYADELLRVLKPGGLLAVADWNRRDPEVKPLNRKERWVMHQLLVQWAHPEFASIPGFRRNLEQSPWSSGALVETGDWSRETLPSWIESILEGVRRPKAVLGLGPKAVLMGLRESPTLLLMHWGFATGMMQFGVFRTRKPAA, from the coding sequence ATGCCCACCCCTGCCGTTTTGGCGCTGCTCAGCCCCTGGGCGAGCGGCCTGATGCTGGCGGCCGCCGTGGCAGCGGTCCTGTTACTCATTGGCCTGGCGATTTGGTCAGCGCGCGATCGGGCCTTCGAGAGCACCGCCAGCGTGGCGGAGGCCTACGACCGCTGGACCGACGACCAACTGCTGGAGCGGCTTTGGGGCGACCACGTCCACCTCGGGCACTACGGCTCTCCGCCAGAAACCCGGGACTTTCGGGCCGCCAAGGCTGACTTTGTCCACGAACTGGCGCGTTGGAGCGGGCTGGATCAGCTGCCCAAAGGCAGCACCGTCCTGGATGTCGGCTGCGGCATCGGTGGCAGTGCCCGGATCCTGGCCCGCGACTACGGCCTGAACGTGCTCGGCATCAGCATCAGCCCAGGCCAAATTCAACGGGCGCAGGAGCTCACCCCAGAGGGCCTGAGCTGCCGCTTCGCGGTGATGGATGCCCTCGATCTTCAACTAGAAAACGGCAGCTTTGATGCGGTCTGGAGCGTGGAAGCAGGCCCTCACATGCCTGATAAGCAGCGCTACGCCGATGAACTGCTGCGGGTGCTCAAACCCGGTGGTCTCTTGGCCGTGGCCGACTGGAACCGCCGCGATCCGGAGGTCAAACCCCTCAACCGCAAGGAGCGCTGGGTGATGCACCAGCTCCTGGTGCAGTGGGCCCACCCGGAATTCGCCAGCATCCCGGGTTTTCGGCGCAACCTCGAGCAAAGCCCCTGGAGCAGCGGCGCCCTCGTGGAGACCGGCGACTGGAGCCGCGAGACCCTGCCCTCCTGGATTGAATCCATCCTCGAAGGAGTGCGCAGGCCCAAAGCAGTCCTCGGCCTGGGTCCTAAAGCTGTGCTGATGGGGCTGCGTGAGTCACCCACCCTGCTGCTGATGCATTGGGGCTTCGCCACCGGAATGATGCAGTTCGGTGTCTTCCGAACCCGCAAACCGGCGGCCTAG
- the pheA gene encoding prephenate dehydratase — MRIAFLGPVGTYGEQAAQAFAKLEQWEAPELLPQTGIRAVIQALAAGRVDAAVVPVENSVEGGVTACLDALWEHPELEISRAVVLPIRHALVGSGSVEGVSEVLSHPQALAQCSLWLSTNLPNALQLPTSSTAEAARMVAGSHFRAAIASQQAAKEHDLKELAYPINDVAGNCTRFLLLRQGERNWHGELASLAFSLQANQPGALLKALACFAHRDLNMSRIESRPSKREMGEYIFFVDLELPSGPEPLQQAMEELKPLCEHLAVFGAYPMTQL, encoded by the coding sequence ATGCGCATTGCTTTTCTTGGTCCGGTGGGCACCTATGGGGAGCAGGCGGCCCAGGCCTTCGCCAAGCTCGAGCAGTGGGAGGCGCCTGAACTGCTGCCCCAGACCGGAATTCGTGCAGTGATTCAGGCCCTTGCCGCCGGTCGGGTGGATGCCGCGGTGGTCCCCGTCGAGAACTCCGTCGAGGGCGGTGTCACGGCCTGTTTGGATGCGCTCTGGGAGCACCCAGAACTCGAGATCTCCCGGGCGGTGGTGTTGCCGATTCGCCATGCCCTGGTCGGCAGCGGCAGCGTGGAGGGGGTCAGCGAAGTCCTCTCCCATCCCCAGGCCCTGGCGCAGTGCAGCCTCTGGCTGAGCACCAACCTGCCCAATGCCCTGCAGCTGCCCACGAGCTCGACCGCAGAGGCGGCCCGCATGGTGGCCGGCAGTCACTTCCGTGCGGCCATCGCGTCCCAGCAGGCCGCCAAGGAGCACGACCTCAAGGAGTTGGCCTATCCCATTAACGATGTGGCAGGCAACTGCACCCGCTTTTTGCTGCTGCGTCAGGGCGAGCGCAACTGGCATGGCGAGCTGGCCAGCTTGGCCTTCTCACTCCAGGCGAACCAACCCGGTGCTCTGCTCAAGGCCCTGGCTTGCTTTGCCCATCGGGACCTGAACATGAGCCGCATTGAGTCCCGCCCCTCCAAGCGGGAGATGGGCGAGTACATCTTTTTTGTGGACCTGGAACTGCCCAGCGGACCCGAACCGCTGCAACAGGCCATGGAGGAGCTCAAGCCCCTATGCGAGCACCTGGCGGTGTTTGGGGCCTATCCGATGACCCAGCTCTAG
- a CDS encoding DUF1997 domain-containing protein, with amino-acid sequence MPLAFSASQALQLPVQQNAERLGAYLDDEEQVIEALLEAQQLSKIAPGRYRYTVTKLQVFQLQIQPVVDLVARRSPNRIELEAIDCQLEGLGVVDDFQLSLGSWLEARGGELVGEASLAVSVSQPSLLKLIPTKVLEATGRSLLAGILLGIKTRVGQQLINDFQRWCKQHASVEA; translated from the coding sequence ATGCCCCTGGCCTTCAGTGCCAGCCAAGCGTTGCAGTTGCCGGTGCAGCAGAACGCTGAGCGTCTGGGTGCCTACCTGGACGATGAAGAGCAGGTGATTGAAGCCCTGCTCGAGGCCCAGCAACTCAGCAAGATCGCTCCTGGGCGCTACCGCTACACGGTGACCAAGCTGCAGGTCTTCCAACTGCAGATTCAACCGGTGGTGGACCTGGTGGCGCGGCGGAGCCCCAACCGGATCGAACTGGAGGCCATCGACTGCCAGCTCGAAGGCCTCGGGGTCGTCGATGATTTCCAACTCAGCCTGGGCTCCTGGCTGGAGGCCCGCGGCGGTGAGTTGGTCGGGGAGGCCAGCCTGGCCGTCAGTGTCAGCCAACCCAGCCTGTTGAAGCTGATCCCCACCAAAGTCCTGGAGGCCACGGGGCGCTCACTGCTCGCGGGCATCCTGCTGGGGATCAAAACCCGGGTGGGACAGCAACTGATCAACGACTTTCAGCGCTGGTGCAAGCAGCACGCCAGCGTCGAGGCCTAG
- a CDS encoding ribonuclease HII — MRIAGVDEVGRGCWFGPVFAGAVVLSDAARETLSAAGLTDSKALSAKRRSQLVPLILEQAESWALGQASAQEVDGFGIRSATERAMLRALQRLGSPAPDHVLVDGNLPLRLWSGSQETVVRGDSAHLEIAAASVLAKQARDALLVRLAQRYPGYGFERHAGYGTAQHRAAVLSLGPTQLHRRSFLRKVLAA, encoded by the coding sequence ATGCGGATCGCTGGGGTCGATGAAGTGGGACGGGGCTGTTGGTTTGGCCCCGTCTTCGCCGGTGCCGTCGTGTTGAGCGATGCAGCCCGGGAGACCCTCTCGGCGGCTGGACTGACCGACAGCAAGGCCCTTTCCGCCAAGCGCCGCTCGCAGCTGGTCCCTTTGATCCTGGAGCAGGCCGAGTCCTGGGCCCTGGGCCAGGCCTCGGCCCAGGAAGTCGATGGCTTCGGGATTCGCAGTGCCACTGAACGGGCCATGCTGCGGGCCCTGCAGCGTCTGGGCTCCCCGGCCCCAGATCACGTCCTGGTGGATGGCAACCTGCCCCTGCGCCTGTGGTCCGGCTCCCAGGAGACCGTCGTGCGCGGGGACAGCGCGCACCTGGAGATTGCGGCGGCCAGCGTCCTGGCCAAGCAGGCGCGGGATGCCCTACTGGTCCGGCTCGCGCAGCGCTATCCCGGCTATGGCTTCGAGCGCCACGCTGGCTATGGAACCGCCCAACACCGCGCCGCCGTCCTCTCCCTTGGGCCAACGCAGCTGCATCGCCGCAGTTTTCTGCGCAAGGTCTTGGCGGCCTAG
- a CDS encoding Rne/Rng family ribonuclease: MPQQIVIAEQLRIAAVLTDERVDELVVAQGRYQIGDVYLGTIENVLPGIDAAFVNIGEGEKNGFIHVTDLGPLRLKKGTVGITELLEPRQKVLVQVMKEPTGTKGPRLTGNLTLPGRFLVLQPHGQGVNISRRITAESERNRLRALGVLIKPPGAGLLIRTEAEGISEEQLIDDLEALLRQWEAIQTAAEAATPPVLLNRDDDFIHRILRDHYTPELARIVVDAPDAVARVNTFLGSDHQQVLVEHHSEPTEILEHYKVNAAIRDALKPRVDLPSGGYVIIEPTEALTVIDVNSGSFTRSANARETVLWTNYEAATEIARQLKLRNIGGVVIIDFIDMESRRDQLQLLEHFTSEVRSDSARPQIAQISELGLVELTRKRQGQNIYELFGRACPSCGGLGHVVVLPGQDTLQPLASVSGLVRSAASARAEASTPAALESGSGGRRRGRGRGGRGSEGEVVAAYEDSASLATGQAESSAAASSEGHNRRPEPELVAVPMEPEQELVYGWLGLNPALLLDPAPNPDNLLVRVVRPGQDAEAVLEEARQQLAAAGPRRRRRGRGGSTANSNGHGATPAPVAVAQAEPTGVAITPLPTVSITEVAITEAPLPAVAIVDSAASPAPADEAPARAGRTRTRTRSSAVAVTEEAPVAAASVVAVPVVEEVDDNGEPRRRRRRSSASD; encoded by the coding sequence ATGCCCCAGCAGATCGTCATCGCCGAGCAACTGCGGATTGCCGCTGTTCTCACCGATGAGCGTGTTGACGAGCTTGTCGTCGCACAGGGTCGCTACCAAATCGGCGACGTGTATCTCGGGACGATCGAGAACGTCCTGCCCGGCATTGACGCGGCCTTCGTCAACATCGGAGAGGGCGAGAAGAACGGCTTTATTCATGTCACCGACCTCGGTCCCCTTCGCCTGAAGAAGGGCACCGTTGGCATCACGGAATTGCTCGAGCCCCGCCAGAAGGTGCTGGTTCAGGTGATGAAGGAGCCCACGGGCACCAAAGGGCCCCGTCTGACCGGAAATCTCACCCTGCCGGGTCGTTTCTTGGTGCTGCAGCCCCACGGCCAAGGGGTCAATATTTCGCGCCGGATCACTGCTGAGAGTGAGCGCAATCGCCTCCGTGCCCTTGGCGTCCTGATCAAGCCCCCTGGGGCTGGTCTGCTGATCCGAACCGAAGCGGAGGGCATCAGCGAAGAGCAGCTCATTGACGATCTTGAGGCGCTGCTGCGCCAGTGGGAGGCCATTCAGACGGCCGCTGAGGCAGCGACGCCCCCGGTGCTGCTCAACCGGGATGACGACTTCATCCATCGCATCCTGCGCGATCACTACACCCCTGAGCTGGCGCGGATCGTGGTGGACGCGCCCGACGCGGTCGCCCGGGTCAACACCTTCTTGGGTAGTGACCATCAGCAGGTGCTGGTGGAGCATCACAGCGAGCCCACCGAAATCCTTGAGCACTACAAGGTCAATGCGGCGATTCGCGATGCCCTGAAGCCCCGGGTGGATCTGCCCTCGGGCGGTTACGTGATCATCGAGCCGACCGAGGCCCTGACCGTCATTGACGTCAACTCGGGTTCCTTCACCCGCTCGGCCAATGCCCGCGAGACGGTGCTCTGGACCAACTATGAGGCGGCGACAGAAATTGCGCGCCAACTGAAGCTGCGCAACATCGGTGGTGTCGTGATCATCGACTTCATCGATATGGAGTCCAGGCGCGATCAGCTCCAGCTACTGGAGCACTTCACCTCTGAGGTGCGCTCCGATTCGGCCCGTCCCCAGATCGCCCAGATCAGCGAACTGGGCCTGGTGGAACTCACCCGCAAGCGCCAGGGGCAGAACATTTATGAGCTGTTTGGCCGGGCCTGCCCCAGTTGCGGCGGTCTGGGTCATGTGGTGGTGCTGCCTGGACAGGACACCCTCCAGCCCCTGGCCAGCGTCTCCGGCTTGGTTCGCTCGGCCGCCTCGGCCCGTGCTGAAGCCTCAACCCCGGCGGCACTGGAGAGCGGTAGTGGTGGCCGCCGCCGCGGACGTGGTCGCGGTGGCCGCGGCTCCGAGGGCGAGGTGGTGGCGGCCTACGAGGACAGCGCCTCGCTGGCCACCGGCCAGGCTGAGAGTTCTGCTGCCGCCAGCTCGGAAGGCCATAACCGCCGGCCTGAGCCTGAATTGGTCGCTGTGCCGATGGAGCCTGAGCAGGAGTTGGTCTACGGCTGGTTGGGTCTGAACCCAGCCCTGCTCTTGGATCCCGCCCCCAATCCCGACAACCTGTTGGTGCGGGTGGTGCGTCCAGGTCAAGACGCCGAGGCGGTCCTCGAGGAGGCCCGTCAGCAGTTGGCCGCCGCCGGTCCCCGCCGCCGCCGCCGCGGTCGCGGCGGAAGTACTGCCAACAGCAACGGCCATGGCGCGACACCCGCTCCGGTGGCTGTCGCCCAGGCCGAACCCACGGGTGTGGCGATCACACCCCTGCCGACGGTCTCGATTACAGAAGTGGCGATCACTGAGGCCCCACTGCCGGCGGTGGCGATCGTTGATTCCGCGGCTTCACCCGCTCCCGCAGACGAGGCTCCGGCCCGCGCTGGCCGCACTCGGACGCGCACCCGCAGCAGTGCGGTTGCGGTCACCGAAGAGGCCCCTGTTGCTGCAGCCTCGGTGGTTGCTGTTCCTGTTGTGGAGGAGGTCGACGACAACGGTGAGCCCCGCCGTCGCCGCCGCCGTTCCTCGGCGAGCGACTGA